Proteins from one Pseudomonas grandcourensis genomic window:
- a CDS encoding AEC family transporter: MLAIFLETLNITAPVFAMLFLGVLLKRIDWINDNFIHTASALVFNVTMPALLFLGILHADLHAALQPALLIYFALATLVCFAIAWGWAIWKCPREDRGIYTQGAFRGNNGVIGLALAASMYGDYGISLGAILAALVILFYNTLSTIVLAVYSPVIKSDPWSICKSVFSNPLIISVIAAAPFAYFKIGLPGWLETSGRYLAQTTLPLALICIGGTLSLAALRKSGNMALSSSLVKMIGLPVLATLGAWLCGFRGAELGILFLYFGSPTAAASFVMARAADGNHELAAAIIVITTLMAAITTNVGIFFLQWGGWI; the protein is encoded by the coding sequence ATGCTGGCAATTTTCCTCGAAACCCTGAACATCACCGCGCCGGTGTTTGCCATGCTGTTTCTGGGTGTGCTGCTCAAGCGCATCGACTGGATCAACGACAACTTCATCCACACCGCATCGGCACTGGTGTTCAACGTCACCATGCCGGCGCTGTTGTTTCTGGGCATCCTGCATGCCGACCTGCACGCGGCGTTGCAGCCGGCGCTGCTGATCTATTTTGCCCTTGCGACCCTGGTGTGTTTTGCCATTGCCTGGGGCTGGGCGATCTGGAAGTGCCCGCGGGAAGACCGGGGGATCTACACCCAGGGCGCCTTTCGCGGTAACAACGGAGTCATCGGCCTGGCGCTGGCGGCAAGTATGTACGGCGACTACGGGATTTCCCTCGGGGCGATCCTCGCGGCGTTGGTGATCCTGTTCTACAACACCCTCTCGACCATCGTGCTGGCGGTGTACAGCCCGGTGATCAAGTCCGATCCGTGGAGCATCTGCAAAAGCGTGTTCAGCAATCCGTTGATCATCAGCGTGATTGCGGCTGCACCGTTCGCCTATTTCAAGATCGGCTTGCCGGGCTGGCTGGAGACCTCCGGCCGGTACCTGGCGCAAACCACCTTGCCGCTGGCGCTGATCTGCATCGGCGGCACGCTGTCCCTGGCGGCACTGCGCAAAAGCGGCAACATGGCGCTGAGTTCAAGCCTGGTGAAGATGATCGGCTTGCCGGTACTGGCGACGCTGGGGGCGTGGTTGTGTGGCTTTCGTGGCGCGGAACTGGGGATTCTGTTCCTGTACTTCGGCAGCCCGACCGCCGCTGCCAGTTTCGTCATGGCCCGGGCGGCGGATGGCAATCACGAACTGGCGGCGGCGATTATCGTGATCACTACGCTGATGGCGGCGATCACCACCAACGTCGGGATCTTCTTTTTGCAGTGGGGCGGGTGGATTTAA
- a CDS encoding carboxymuconolactone decarboxylase family protein, translated as MTENKKTGVEVRRQVMGDAFVDRALGNATEFTQPLQDFVNEHAWGGVWNREGLPLKTRSLITLAALTALKCPQELKGHVRGALNNGCTVDEIREALLHCAVYAGVPAAIDAFRAAQEVIDSYQKPE; from the coding sequence ATGACCGAGAATAAAAAAACCGGCGTTGAAGTCCGCCGCCAAGTGATGGGCGACGCCTTCGTCGACCGCGCACTGGGCAATGCCACCGAATTCACCCAGCCGCTACAGGATTTCGTCAATGAGCACGCCTGGGGCGGTGTGTGGAATCGCGAAGGCCTGCCGCTGAAAACCCGCAGCCTGATCACCCTTGCCGCCCTGACTGCACTCAAGTGCCCGCAGGAGTTGAAAGGTCACGTGCGCGGTGCGCTGAACAACGGATGCACCGTGGATGAGATTCGCGAGGCGCTTCTGCATTGCGCGGTGTATGCCGGTGTGCCGGCGGCGATTGATGCGTTCAGGGCGGCGCAGGAAGTGATCGACAGCTACCAGAAGCCGGAATAA
- a CDS encoding calcium/sodium antiporter — MIELLSGLLLLIVGAELMVRAAVRIAARLHVRPLIIGLTIVALGSSAPQMAVSLQATLAHNADIAVGSVIGSSIFNILVTLGLSALIIPLRVSRQLVRLDIPLMIGASLLVFVLAWNEELNRADGVMLLTALAIYLGLLLRQSRHSGRPVSSHDHHAQAPWLSSLLMIVTGLAMLVYAGHLLLGAAVVVATDLGLSERIIGLTIVAVSTSLPELATSLIAAMRGERDIAVGNVIGSNLFNLLGVLGFTALVAPSPLSVSPNALDFDLPVMLGVAVLCLPLFYTGYRVTRAEGLLFLGLYLAYGLHVVSFTTGMPLAGKLEHLMLFFVLPALVTFLLFTSLCAWRRQHHKKEVP, encoded by the coding sequence GTGATCGAATTGCTCAGCGGATTGCTCCTGCTGATAGTCGGCGCCGAATTGATGGTACGCGCCGCCGTACGCATCGCCGCGCGGTTGCACGTACGACCGCTGATCATCGGCCTGACCATCGTCGCCCTCGGCAGCAGCGCACCGCAGATGGCGGTCAGCCTGCAAGCGACCTTGGCGCACAATGCCGACATCGCCGTCGGCAGTGTGATCGGCAGCAGCATTTTCAACATCCTCGTCACCCTCGGGTTGTCCGCGCTGATCATTCCTTTGCGGGTTTCCCGGCAACTGGTGCGCCTGGATATTCCGTTGATGATCGGCGCCAGCCTGCTGGTGTTCGTACTCGCCTGGAATGAAGAACTGAACCGTGCCGACGGCGTGATGTTGCTGACGGCACTGGCGATTTACCTGGGCTTGTTGCTGCGCCAGTCACGGCATTCGGGACGGCCGGTATCCAGCCATGATCATCATGCGCAAGCGCCATGGCTCAGCAGCCTGCTGATGATCGTCACCGGGCTGGCGATGCTCGTGTACGCCGGGCACTTGCTGCTGGGCGCGGCGGTTGTGGTCGCCACCGACCTTGGGTTGTCGGAGCGAATCATCGGCCTGACCATCGTCGCCGTCAGCACCTCACTGCCTGAGCTCGCCACTTCGTTGATCGCGGCCATGCGCGGCGAGCGCGATATTGCCGTGGGCAACGTGATCGGCAGCAACCTGTTCAACCTCCTGGGTGTGCTCGGTTTTACCGCGCTGGTGGCACCGTCGCCGCTGTCGGTGTCGCCTAACGCCCTGGATTTCGACCTGCCGGTGATGCTCGGCGTCGCGGTGCTGTGCTTGCCGCTGTTCTATACCGGCTACCGGGTGACCCGCGCCGAAGGCCTGCTGTTTCTGGGTTTGTACCTGGCGTATGGGCTGCATGTGGTGTCATTCACCACCGGCATGCCACTGGCCGGCAAGCTGGAACACTTGATGCTGTTTTTCGTCCTGCCGGCGCTGGTGACGTTTTTGCTGTTCACGTCGCTATGCGCCTGGCGTCGCCAACACCATAAGAAGGAAGTCCCATGA
- a CDS encoding septal ring lytic transglycosylase RlpA family protein, with the protein MKRLLGLCSLLSLLAGCASTDTVDPHGYDKTGVASYYGAKHQGKRTANGERFNMNSMTAAHRQLPFGTRVKVTNLNNDKSCVVRINDRGPHTRGRLIDLSREAAERLGMLSSGTARVRVQALDD; encoded by the coding sequence ATGAAGCGTCTACTTGGACTTTGCTCCCTCCTCTCGCTCCTGGCCGGTTGCGCCAGCACCGACACCGTCGATCCGCACGGCTACGATAAAACCGGCGTGGCTTCGTACTACGGCGCCAAACACCAAGGCAAACGCACCGCCAACGGCGAGCGTTTCAACATGAATTCCATGACCGCCGCCCATCGCCAGCTACCCTTCGGTACACGGGTGAAGGTCACCAATCTGAATAACGACAAATCCTGCGTGGTACGCATCAATGATCGCGGGCCGCACACCCGTGGCCGCCTGATCGACCTGTCCCGGGAAGCCGCCGAGCGCCTGGGCATGCTGAGCAGCGGTACCGCACGGGTTCGCGTGCAAGCTCTCGACGACTGA
- the gatB gene encoding Asp-tRNA(Asn)/Glu-tRNA(Gln) amidotransferase subunit GatB — translation MQWEVVIGLEIHTQLTTRSKIFSGSSTTFGSEPNTQASLVDLGMPGVLPVLNQEAVRMAVMFGLAIDAEIGQHNVFARKNYFYPDLPKGYQISQMELPIVGKGHLDIALEDGTVKRVGITRAHLEEDAGKSLHEEFSGASGIDLNRAGTPLLEIVSEPDMRSAKEAVAYVKAIHALVRYLGICDGNMAEGSLRCDCNVSIRPKGQVEFGTRCEIKNVNSFRFIEKAINSEIQRQIELIEDGGKVIQQTRLYDPNKDETRPMRSKEEANDYRYFPDPDLLPVVIENSFLDDVRATLPELPPQKRERFQEQFGLSVYDASVLATSREQADYFEKVASIGGDAKLAANWVMVELGSLLNKQGLDIEESPVSAELLGGMLLRIKDNTISGKIAKVVFEAMANGEGSADEIIDKRGLKQVTDTGAISAVLDEMLAANAEQVEQYRAADEAKRGKMFGFFVGQAMKASKGKANPQQVNELLKSKLEG, via the coding sequence ATGCAATGGGAAGTCGTGATCGGGCTGGAGATTCACACCCAGCTCACCACCCGGTCGAAAATCTTTTCCGGTAGTTCCACCACCTTCGGCTCCGAGCCGAACACCCAGGCCAGCCTGGTAGACCTGGGCATGCCCGGCGTGCTGCCGGTGCTGAACCAGGAAGCGGTGCGCATGGCGGTGATGTTCGGTCTGGCGATTGACGCCGAGATCGGCCAGCACAACGTGTTCGCCCGTAAAAACTACTTCTATCCGGACCTGCCGAAGGGCTACCAGATCAGCCAGATGGAGTTGCCGATCGTCGGCAAGGGCCACCTGGACATCGCCCTCGAAGACGGCACGGTCAAACGTGTCGGCATCACCCGCGCGCACCTGGAAGAAGACGCCGGCAAGAGCCTGCACGAAGAATTCAGCGGCGCCAGCGGCATCGACCTGAACCGTGCCGGCACACCGCTGCTGGAAATCGTCTCCGAACCGGACATGCGCAGCGCCAAGGAAGCCGTGGCCTACGTCAAGGCGATCCACGCGCTGGTGCGTTACCTGGGGATTTGCGACGGCAACATGGCCGAAGGCTCGCTGCGTTGCGACTGCAACGTATCGATCCGTCCGAAAGGCCAGGTCGAATTCGGCACCCGCTGCGAGATCAAGAACGTCAACTCGTTCCGCTTCATCGAGAAGGCGATCAACAGCGAAATCCAGCGTCAGATCGAATTGATCGAAGACGGCGGAAAAGTGATCCAGCAGACCCGCCTGTACGATCCGAACAAAGACGAAACCCGTCCGATGCGCAGCAAAGAGGAAGCCAACGACTACCGTTACTTCCCCGACCCGGACCTGCTGCCGGTGGTCATCGAGAACTCGTTCCTCGACGACGTGCGCGCCACCCTGCCCGAGTTGCCACCGCAGAAGCGCGAGCGCTTCCAGGAACAATTCGGTCTGTCGGTCTACGACGCCAGCGTCCTGGCCACCAGCCGTGAGCAAGCCGACTACTTCGAAAAAGTCGCGAGCATCGGCGGCGACGCGAAACTGGCGGCGAACTGGGTGATGGTCGAGTTGGGCAGCCTGCTCAACAAGCAAGGCCTGGACATCGAAGAGTCGCCGGTTTCCGCCGAGCTTCTGGGCGGCATGCTGCTGCGCATCAAGGACAACACCATCTCCGGCAAGATCGCCAAGGTGGTGTTTGAAGCGATGGCCAACGGCGAAGGCAGCGCGGACGAGATCATCGACAAGCGCGGCCTCAAGCAAGTGACGGATACCGGCGCCATCTCGGCGGTGCTGGACGAAATGCTCGCGGCCAACGCCGAGCAGGTCGAACAATACCGCGCGGCAGACGAAGCCAAGCGCGGCAAGATGTTCGGTTTCTTCGTCGGTCAGGCCATGAAAGCCTCCAAAGGCAAGGCCAACCCGCAACAGGTCAACGAACTGCTCAAAAGCAAGCTCGAAGGCTGA
- the gatA gene encoding Asp-tRNA(Asn)/Glu-tRNA(Gln) amidotransferase subunit GatA, with amino-acid sequence MHQLTLAEIARGLADKKFSSEELTKVLLARIALLDPQLNSFISLTEDLALTQAKAADARRANGESGALLGAPIAHKDLFCTQGIRTSCGSKMLDNFKAPYDATVVAKLAAAGAVTLGKTNMDEFAMGSANESSYYGAVKNPWNLEHVPGGSSGGSAAAVAARLLPAATGTDTGGSIRQPAALTNLTGLKPTYGRVSRWGMIAYASSLDQGGPMARTAEDCAILLQGMAGFDPNDSTSIDEPVPDYSASLNGSLQGLRIGVPKEYFSAGLDPRIAELIHNSVKELEKLGAVIKEISLPNMQHAIPAYYVIAPAEASSNLSRFDGVRFGYRCEDPKNLEDLYKRSRGEGFGPEVQRRIMVGAYALSAGYYDAYYLKAQKIRRLIKNDFMAAFNEVDIILGPTTPNPAWKLGAKNSDPVAAYLEDVYTITANLAGLPGLSMPAGFVDGLPVGVQLLAPYFQEGRLLNVAHQYQLNTDWHTRTPTGF; translated from the coding sequence ATGCATCAATTGACTCTGGCCGAGATCGCCCGCGGACTCGCCGATAAAAAGTTTTCCTCCGAAGAGCTGACCAAGGTCCTGCTGGCGCGCATCGCCCTGCTCGATCCGCAGCTCAACAGTTTCATCAGCCTCACCGAAGACCTGGCGCTGACGCAGGCGAAAGCCGCTGACGCCCGCCGGGCCAATGGTGAGAGCGGCGCCCTGCTCGGCGCGCCGATCGCCCACAAAGACCTGTTCTGCACCCAGGGCATTCGCACCAGCTGCGGCTCGAAGATGCTCGACAACTTCAAGGCACCGTACGACGCCACCGTCGTCGCCAAGCTGGCCGCAGCCGGGGCCGTGACCCTGGGTAAGACCAACATGGACGAATTCGCCATGGGTTCGGCCAACGAGTCGAGCTACTACGGCGCGGTGAAAAACCCGTGGAACCTGGAACACGTGCCGGGCGGCTCGTCGGGTGGTTCGGCAGCGGCAGTTGCTGCTCGTCTGTTGCCGGCGGCGACCGGTACCGACACTGGCGGCTCCATTCGTCAGCCAGCAGCCCTGACCAACCTCACCGGCCTGAAACCGACGTACGGTCGCGTTTCGCGCTGGGGCATGATCGCTTATGCCTCCAGCCTCGACCAGGGCGGCCCGATGGCACGCACCGCCGAAGACTGCGCGATTTTGTTGCAAGGTATGGCAGGCTTCGATCCGAACGACTCCACCAGCATCGATGAACCCGTTCCGGACTACAGCGCCAGTCTCAACGGTTCGCTGCAAGGCCTGCGCATCGGCGTGCCGAAGGAATACTTCAGCGCCGGTCTCGACCCGCGCATCGCCGAGCTGATCCACAACAGCGTCAAGGAGCTGGAAAAGCTCGGCGCCGTGATCAAGGAAATCAGCCTGCCGAACATGCAGCACGCGATTCCTGCGTACTACGTGATCGCCCCGGCGGAAGCCTCGTCCAACCTGTCGCGTTTCGACGGCGTGCGTTTCGGGTACCGCTGCGAAGATCCGAAAAACCTCGAAGACCTGTACAAGCGTTCCCGTGGAGAAGGCTTCGGCCCGGAAGTACAGCGCCGGATCATGGTCGGCGCCTACGCGCTGTCCGCCGGTTACTACGATGCCTACTACCTGAAGGCGCAGAAGATCCGTCGCTTGATCAAGAACGACTTCATGGCGGCCTTCAATGAAGTCGACATCATCCTCGGCCCAACCACGCCGAACCCGGCCTGGAAGCTCGGCGCCAAGAACAGCGACCCGGTCGCTGCGTACCTGGAAGACGTCTACACCATCACGGCCAACCTCGCGGGCCTGCCAGGCCTGTCGATGCCGGCCGGTTTTGTCGACGGTCTGCCGGTTGGCGTGCAGCTGCTCGCTCCGTATTTCCAGGAAGGTCGCCTGTTGAACGTTGCCCACCAGTATCAGCTCAACACTGACTGGCACACCCGCACCCCAACCGGCTTCTGA
- the gatC gene encoding Asp-tRNA(Asn)/Glu-tRNA(Gln) amidotransferase subunit GatC: protein MALERSDVEKIAHLACLGLNDADLPHITSALNSILGLVDEMQAVNTDGIEPLAHPLEANQRLRADVVTETNHREAYQSIAPAVENGLYLVPKVID from the coding sequence ATGGCGCTTGAACGCTCCGACGTGGAAAAAATCGCTCATCTGGCCTGCCTTGGCCTCAATGATGCCGATCTTCCACACATCACTTCGGCCCTCAACAGCATTCTCGGGCTGGTCGACGAAATGCAGGCGGTCAATACCGACGGTATCGAACCGCTGGCCCACCCACTGGAGGCCAACCAGCGCCTGCGCGCAGACGTCGTGACCGAGACCAATCACCGCGAGGCCTACCAGTCCATCGCACCAGCGGTCGAAAACGGCCTGTACCTGGTTCCGAAAGTCATCGACTAA
- the mreB gene encoding rod shape-determining protein MreB produces MFKKLRGMFSSDLSIDLGTANTLIYVRERGIVLNEPSVVAIRTHGNQKSVVAVGTEAKRMLGRTPGNIAAIRPMKDGVIADFSVCEKMLQYFINKVHENSFLQPSPRVLICVPCKSTQVERRAIRESALGAGAREVFLIEEPMAAAIGAGLPVEEARGSMVVDIGGGTTEIALISLNGVVYAESVRVGGDRFDEAIITYVRRNYGSLIGESTAERIKQEIGTAYPGGEVREVDVRGRNLAEGVPRAFTLNSNEVLEALQESLATIVQAVKSALEQSPPELASDIAERGLVLTGGGALLRDLDKLLAQETGLPVIVAEDPLTCVARGGGRALEMMDKHTMDLLSSE; encoded by the coding sequence ATGTTCAAGAAACTGCGTGGCATGTTTTCCAGCGATCTTTCCATTGACCTGGGCACTGCCAACACCCTTATTTACGTGCGCGAGCGCGGTATCGTCCTGAATGAGCCATCGGTTGTGGCCATTCGGACACACGGTAACCAGAAAAGTGTCGTTGCTGTCGGCACCGAAGCCAAGCGCATGCTCGGCCGAACGCCGGGCAACATTGCTGCCATTCGTCCGATGAAGGACGGCGTGATTGCCGACTTCAGCGTTTGCGAAAAAATGCTGCAGTACTTCATCAACAAGGTTCACGAAAACAGCTTCCTGCAGCCTAGCCCTCGCGTGTTGATCTGCGTTCCGTGCAAATCCACCCAGGTTGAGCGTCGTGCCATCCGTGAATCGGCCCTTGGCGCCGGTGCCCGTGAAGTGTTCCTGATCGAAGAGCCAATGGCTGCTGCGATCGGTGCCGGCCTGCCGGTAGAAGAAGCTCGCGGTTCGATGGTCGTGGATATCGGTGGCGGTACCACTGAAATCGCGCTGATCTCCCTGAACGGTGTGGTTTACGCCGAATCCGTCCGCGTTGGCGGCGACCGCTTCGACGAAGCGATCATCACCTACGTGCGTCGCAACTACGGCAGCCTTATCGGTGAATCCACCGCCGAGCGCATCAAGCAGGAAATCGGTACGGCCTACCCGGGCGGCGAAGTTCGCGAAGTCGACGTTCGTGGCCGTAACCTGGCCGAAGGCGTTCCACGGGCATTCACCCTGAACTCCAACGAAGTGCTGGAAGCTCTGCAAGAGTCCCTGGCTACCATCGTTCAGGCCGTGAAAAGCGCCCTGGAGCAATCGCCACCGGAGCTGGCTTCCGACATCGCCGAGCGTGGCCTGGTACTGACCGGTGGTGGCGCCTTGCTGCGTGACCTGGACAAATTGCTGGCCCAGGAGACTGGTCTGCCGGTGATCGTTGCCGAAGACCCGCTGACCTGCGTTGCTCGCGGCGGTGGCCGTGCATTGGAAATGATGGATAAACACACCATGGACCTGCTTTCCAGCGAGTAA
- the mreC gene encoding rod shape-determining protein MreC encodes MKPLFTKGPSLGVRLLVLVVLSVALMVVDARFSLLKPARSQMSLVLMDAYWITDLPGRLWEGVASQFGSRTELVAENEKLKSENLLLQGRMQKLASLTEQNVRLRELLNSSALVNEKVEVAELIGMDPNPFTHRIIINKGERDGVVLGQPVLDARGLMGQVVELMPYTSRVLLLTDTTHSIPVQVNRNGLRAIASGTGNPERLELRHVADTADIKEGDLLVSSGLGQRFPAGYPVATVKEVIHDSGQPFAIVRAVPTAALNRSRYLLLVFSDNRTAEERVNAAAQAQESLDAQGGGPIIPPTVPKLVNPVVPTAPTAPAAAPAIPATSAPAASAPAKPAKPVTTPAKPAAAKPPAAQPAAAKPSAKPPVSAPATPVGRE; translated from the coding sequence ATTAAACCGCTTTTCACCAAGGGCCCTTCACTGGGCGTGCGCCTGTTGGTGCTGGTCGTGCTATCGGTCGCGCTGATGGTGGTCGATGCCCGTTTCAGTCTGCTCAAGCCTGCACGCAGCCAGATGTCGCTGGTGCTGATGGACGCCTACTGGATCACCGACCTGCCCGGACGATTGTGGGAAGGCGTAGCCAGTCAGTTTGGCAGCCGGACCGAACTCGTCGCCGAAAACGAAAAACTCAAAAGTGAAAACCTGCTGTTGCAGGGGCGCATGCAGAAGCTTGCCTCCCTGACCGAGCAGAACGTTCGGCTGCGCGAGTTGCTCAACTCTTCGGCACTGGTCAACGAGAAGGTCGAAGTGGCCGAGTTGATCGGCATGGACCCCAATCCGTTCACCCATCGCATCATCATCAATAAAGGTGAGCGCGACGGCGTGGTACTCGGTCAGCCGGTACTCGATGCCCGTGGCCTGATGGGCCAGGTGGTCGAGTTGATGCCCTACACCTCCCGCGTCCTGCTGCTGACCGATACCACCCACAGCATTCCGGTGCAGGTGAATCGTAACGGTTTGCGGGCGATTGCCAGCGGCACCGGCAACCCGGAGCGTCTCGAGTTGCGGCATGTGGCCGATACCGCCGACATCAAGGAGGGCGACTTGCTGGTCAGCTCAGGCCTCGGTCAGCGTTTCCCGGCCGGTTATCCGGTGGCGACGGTCAAGGAAGTGATTCACGATTCCGGCCAGCCGTTTGCCATTGTCCGCGCCGTTCCGACCGCTGCTTTGAACCGTAGCCGCTACCTGCTGCTGGTGTTCAGCGATAACCGGACTGCCGAAGAACGCGTCAACGCTGCCGCCCAAGCCCAGGAAAGCCTTGATGCACAGGGCGGTGGGCCGATCATTCCGCCGACGGTTCCGAAACTGGTCAATCCCGTGGTCCCGACTGCACCGACTGCACCGGCTGCTGCACCGGCGATTCCTGCCACGTCGGCGCCTGCGGCCTCCGCTCCAGCCAAGCCAGCCAAGCCAGTCACCACGCCAGCCAAGCCTGCGGCAGCTAAACCGCCAGCGGCGCAACCCGCTGCCGCGAAGCCTTCCGCCAAACCGCCAGTCTCCGCGCCGGCCACTCCAGTGGGGAGAGAATAA
- the mreD gene encoding rod shape-determining protein MreD yields the protein MGGVKASRNGWIVWLTFVVGLLLSVSPLPQFMEILRPLWLALLLAFWALNLPQTVGMVTAFCLGLAEDVLYGTLLGQNALILTLITYLVLALQQRLRMFPMWQQSLVILVIFGLAQLVQLWLSALTGNRQPTLALVLPALVSALLWPWISFGLRGLRRRYKIN from the coding sequence ATGGGCGGTGTGAAAGCATCTCGAAACGGCTGGATAGTCTGGCTGACGTTCGTCGTCGGTCTGCTGTTGAGCGTTTCGCCTCTGCCGCAATTCATGGAAATCCTGCGCCCGCTCTGGCTGGCCTTGTTGCTGGCATTCTGGGCGTTGAACCTGCCGCAGACCGTCGGGATGGTGACGGCGTTTTGCCTGGGGCTGGCTGAAGACGTGCTCTACGGTACCTTGCTGGGTCAGAATGCCTTGATCCTGACGCTCATCACCTATCTGGTGCTGGCGCTGCAACAACGCCTGCGGATGTTCCCGATGTGGCAGCAGAGCCTGGTGATCCTGGTGATCTTCGGCCTCGCCCAGCTTGTACAACTGTGGCTCAGTGCCTTGACTGGCAATCGTCAGCCGACGCTGGCGCTGGTGCTGCCGGCATTGGTCAGCGCATTGCTCTGGCCCTGGATCAGTTTCGGTTTGCGCGGACTGCGTCGCCGCTACAAAATCAATTAA
- a CDS encoding Maf family protein, with product MKRLYLASGSPRRRELLTQIGVPFSAISADIDETPLAQESPSAYVERLARGKAEAGRGSVVSDGPFCVLGADTAVVLDGKILGKPVDQADACAMLMMLSGCEHEVLTAIAVLDGERCESRVVTSRVRFRDISREEAVAYWASGEPRDKAGGYGIQGLGAVFVAGLDGSYSAVVGLPLCETAELLGHFGIPCWQPRNAL from the coding sequence ATGAAACGGTTGTACCTCGCCTCTGGTTCACCGCGTCGACGTGAACTGCTCACGCAGATCGGCGTACCGTTCTCCGCCATCAGTGCGGATATCGATGAAACTCCTTTAGCTCAAGAATCCCCATCGGCCTACGTCGAGCGCCTTGCGCGCGGCAAGGCCGAGGCCGGGCGCGGCAGCGTCGTGTCTGACGGACCGTTCTGTGTGCTCGGCGCCGATACCGCCGTGGTGCTCGACGGAAAAATTCTCGGCAAACCGGTTGATCAAGCGGATGCGTGCGCCATGCTGATGATGTTGTCAGGGTGTGAGCATGAAGTCCTGACCGCGATTGCCGTGCTCGATGGCGAACGTTGCGAATCCCGGGTTGTCACCAGTCGCGTGCGTTTTCGGGATATCAGTCGTGAAGAAGCCGTGGCCTACTGGGCCAGCGGTGAACCACGGGACAAGGCGGGCGGTTATGGTATTCAAGGACTGGGTGCGGTGTTTGTCGCCGGGCTCGATGGAAGTTATTCAGCGGTGGTCGGACTGCCGCTTTGCGAAACCGCGGAACTGCTCGGCCATTTCGGCATACCCTGTTGGCAACCCCGGAACGCGCTTTAA